The following are from one region of the Streptomyces changanensis genome:
- a CDS encoding 3' terminal RNA ribose 2'-O-methyltransferase Hen1, whose product MFLTISTTGLPGRPATDLGFLLHKHPDKAQAFSTSHGTAHVLYPEASDERCTAALLLEVDPVALVRRAKGGRGGRDRSPDTALAQYVNDRPYAASSLLAVALGNVFSSALRGRCDARPELAGAALPLRVEVAALPARGGAELVRRLFAPLGWAVTADPVPLDGQFPEWGDSRYVRLVLEGEQRLSDALRHLYVLLPVLDDAKHYWVSPDEVDKLLRVGEGWLPDHPEQKLITSRYLAHRHALAREATERLELARLAAADDSEAEDLDNAVDEDTDTEERPVPLAVLRRAAITAALREAGACRVLDLGCGQGQLVKELLGDPRVTEVVGVDVSARALGLAARRLRLDRMGERQAARVRLLQGSLAYTDERLRGYDAAVLSEVVEHVDPPRLPALEYAVFGDARPATVVVTTPNAEYNVRWESLPAGHLRHGDHRFEWTRAEFRAWAGDVAERHGYAVVFEPVGPDDPEVGAPTQMAVFTARPAAPAAGAGRDAGDAAPDAHTVQDVQAAQAAQAAQDGKDPRDPRDTEDVKDTSVTQKEGQAA is encoded by the coding sequence GTGTTCCTGACGATCAGCACGACCGGCCTCCCCGGACGACCCGCGACCGACCTCGGCTTCCTGCTGCACAAGCATCCGGACAAGGCGCAGGCGTTCTCCACCTCCCACGGCACGGCCCACGTCCTCTACCCCGAGGCGTCGGACGAGCGCTGCACGGCCGCGCTCCTGCTGGAGGTGGATCCCGTCGCCCTGGTGCGCCGCGCCAAGGGCGGCAGGGGCGGCCGGGACCGCAGCCCCGACACGGCGCTCGCCCAGTACGTCAACGACCGCCCGTACGCCGCGTCGTCCCTGCTCGCCGTCGCCCTGGGCAACGTGTTCTCCAGCGCCCTCAGGGGACGGTGCGACGCCCGCCCGGAGCTGGCCGGGGCGGCGCTGCCGCTGCGCGTCGAGGTCGCGGCGCTGCCCGCGCGGGGCGGCGCCGAGCTGGTACGGCGCCTCTTCGCACCGCTCGGGTGGGCGGTCACGGCCGACCCCGTGCCCCTGGACGGGCAGTTCCCCGAGTGGGGCGACTCGCGGTACGTGCGGCTCGTCCTGGAGGGCGAGCAGCGGCTGTCGGACGCGCTGCGCCACCTGTACGTGCTGCTGCCGGTGCTCGACGACGCCAAGCACTACTGGGTGTCCCCCGACGAGGTCGACAAGCTGCTGCGGGTCGGTGAGGGCTGGCTGCCCGACCACCCGGAACAGAAGCTGATCACCTCCCGCTACCTGGCGCACCGCCACGCCCTGGCCCGCGAGGCGACGGAACGCCTCGAACTGGCCCGGCTCGCCGCGGCGGACGACAGCGAGGCGGAGGACCTGGACAACGCCGTCGACGAGGACACCGACACCGAGGAGCGGCCCGTGCCGCTGGCGGTGCTGCGCCGCGCGGCGATCACGGCGGCGCTGCGGGAGGCGGGCGCCTGCCGGGTGCTCGACCTGGGCTGCGGCCAGGGCCAGCTGGTCAAGGAGCTGCTCGGCGACCCGCGCGTCACGGAGGTCGTCGGCGTCGACGTCTCCGCGCGGGCGCTCGGCCTCGCCGCCCGCCGGCTGCGCCTGGACCGCATGGGCGAGCGCCAGGCGGCGCGCGTACGGCTGCTGCAGGGCTCCCTCGCGTACACGGACGAGCGGCTGAGGGGGTACGACGCGGCGGTGCTCAGCGAGGTCGTCGAGCACGTGGACCCGCCGCGGCTGCCCGCGCTGGAGTACGCCGTGTTCGGCGACGCCCGGCCCGCCACGGTCGTCGTGACGACGCCGAACGCCGAGTACAACGTCCGCTGGGAGTCGCTGCCCGCCGGGCACCTGCGCCACGGCGACCACCGGTTCGAGTGGACCCGCGCGGAGTTCCGCGCCTGGGCCGGCGACGTCGCCGAGCGCCACGGGTACGCCGTGGTCTTCGAGCCCGTCGGGCCGGACGACCCGGAGGTGGGCGCACCGACGCAGATGGCGGTGTTCACCGCACGGCCCGCCGCACCCGCCGCAGGGGCCGGGCGGGACGCGGGGGACGCCGCGCCGGACGCGCACACCGTGCAGGACGTGCAGGCCGCGCAGGCCGCGCAGGCCGCGCAGGACGGCAAGGACCCGCGGGACCCGCGGGACACCGAGGACGTGAAGGACACGAGCGTGACGCAGAAGGAGGGGCAGGCCGCATGA
- a CDS encoding Crp/Fnr family transcriptional regulator codes for MSLFGQDRSFLEALSLQDRRALLAEGVPRVYEPGAIMIRERDTSAYVLALLSGWAVVSVGTERGTRLILALRGAGEVVGDLAAVDQGPRSATVTALGRVEAVSVSGDRFRRFLAARPHATSLIMRQLSARLRSADVERRSLASETVLQRLAARLAELAERAGRPGPGGTVLEIPLPQHDLAAAIGATREAVAKALRQLREEKVVRTGQRQVVVTDMTVLLHLAQGRGPRPAPGPAEKSPPGV; via the coding sequence ATGAGTCTTTTCGGCCAGGACCGCTCCTTCCTCGAGGCCCTCTCCCTCCAGGACCGCCGTGCCCTCCTCGCCGAGGGCGTCCCCCGCGTCTACGAGCCCGGCGCGATCATGATCCGGGAACGGGACACCTCCGCCTACGTCCTCGCCCTGCTCTCCGGTTGGGCCGTCGTCTCCGTCGGTACCGAACGCGGCACGCGCCTCATCCTCGCTCTGCGCGGCGCGGGCGAGGTCGTCGGTGACCTCGCCGCCGTCGACCAGGGGCCGCGCAGCGCCACGGTCACGGCGCTCGGCAGGGTCGAGGCCGTGTCCGTCTCCGGCGACCGGTTCCGCCGCTTCCTCGCCGCCCGCCCGCACGCCACCTCACTGATCATGCGGCAGCTCAGCGCCCGGCTGCGCAGCGCCGACGTCGAGCGCCGCTCCCTCGCCTCCGAAACCGTCCTCCAACGCCTGGCGGCCCGGCTCGCCGAGCTCGCCGAACGGGCCGGCCGCCCCGGTCCGGGCGGCACCGTCCTGGAGATACCCCTGCCCCAGCACGACCTGGCCGCCGCCATCGGCGCCACCCGCGAGGCGGTCGCCAAGGCCCTGCGGCAGCTCCGCGAGGAGAAGGTCGTGCGGACGGGGCAGCGCCAGGTCGTCGTCACCGACATGACCGTCCTCCTCCACCTCGCGCAGGGGCGCGGCCCGCGCCCCGCCCCGGGACCCGCGGAGAAATCCCCGCCGGGTGTGTAA